The DNA segment CGAGAAGCGGCTGGGTAGAGAGCGGGGGCTGGAGCCAGAGGTTGAGACCCCTCAAGGCACTGAAGTGAGGggaaagtggagggaggagaggcgcTTTGCCGCGCTTCTCCGCTCCGCATCCAACAGGTTTGTGCCAGTCCCAGCAGGGAGCGGGGAGCGGAGGCCAGGGTGATTGGCAGGGCGCGAACTCGGGGCGCAAGCATATCAGTCGCTAGTTCCTccggcgcgggggggggggggcggggggggcggggggcgcagCGCTTGAGCATAACATTCGCTAGTTCCTCCGTTGCCAGGCGCGGGGCGCAGGGCGTTGAGCATAACACTGGCCAGGTCCTCTGTCCCTGAGGATCTTGTCAAGTATCCTCTGCCCAGCTGCCACATTCCAAGCCATCCCAAAACCTCCGGAAACTGAGGACACCACAGCACAGGACATCAGCAGGCTCCCAGCAGGTTTCCAGCGTTGTCCTTAGGCTCCTTGGGGGACAGTTAGGGACCAGCCCGTGGTGTGGAAGCTGCAAACAGGGAGAAGTTGGGGTTTTGCTCTTTAGCTaactgtttcttctgtttcccccTCCACAGCCATGGACCCAGGACCCAGCGCCCTGAATTCTGGGACCCTGGAGGACCAAGAACAAACAGCTGCAGGACTCCACACCGACACCACCGAGACTGCAAAGGTGACCAAGAAAAAAGCTGctcagaagaggcagaggagcagaTCTTCATCCCCGGCCGAAAGAAACATCGTGGGCTGCAGGATTTCTCAcgggtggaaggaaggagatgagCCTGTCACCCAATGGAGAGGAACTGTTTTGAAGCAGATGCCTATAAACCCCTCTCTATATCTGGTGAAATATGATGGCATTGACTGTGTCTATGGGCTCGAACTCCATAAAGATAACAGGATCGTGTCCCTTAAAGTTCTGTCTGACACTGTAGAGCCATTCCATGTCCCAGATCCCAGCATTGCAGGTAACATCATTGGCAAGGCAGTAGAACACCTATTTGAGAATGAGCGTGGCACTAAGGATGAATGGAGGGGGATGGTGCTGGCCCAAGCGCCTATCTTGAATGCTTGGTTTTATATCACTTATGAACGAGACCCTATTCTGTATATGTACCAGCTCCTAGACGATTATAAAGAGGGTGACCTCCGTGTCGTGCCGGAGCTCAATGAGGATCCCCCACTAGATGGGGACCCAGAACTTATGCATGGTCTGATAGGCAAAGTTGTCGAGTACACCAGAGATGATGGGTCCAAAAGGGTGGGCATGGTGATTCACCAAGTCGAAGCACGGCCGTCTGTGTACTTTATTAAGTTTGAAGATGATTTCCATATATACGTGTATGACTGGGtgaaaaatttttaattgtttggcAAAGTTTTGCCACAAATGTGGAAATAAAGTTGTAATTTCTAGACATGCAGTGGCTGCTTCTTTTGGGTGTATAGGGAGTTCACTGGGCATAACGGTTGTCCTGACAAATAGGCATTTCTGTGGGAAAGCTGTCTGTAGGCATTTTGCCTTGTGGAAAAGTCTGGGTGTGTTTGGTGGGTGGAGCAGGGAAGGATGGAACAGCTGTCCATTCAGCCAGTGAGAGAAGTGAGCTGGTATCACAATCAGTCATCTAAAAATGGAATGGGACTTAGCTGGTCTGGtcttggggggaggaggagaaggaacaggagatgggctgtggaggaggggactgcctagggagaggtggaggggagCCAGAATGAGAGAGGGGCtccctgggggagggacagagtgaaggaagaaacatggattgggaagggagggagggataagaGAGGGAAGCCTTCTGgcaccttctggctttcaggaaTCCAGAAGAACTCCtgtagaagaacacacacacagtagtgtaAGAGGTACACAGGAAGGAAGGCAAAGTCTGCCAGGCAGGGAGGGCCCTGAGAAGAGGCTCTGGGACTCGGGAGGCCAGAGCATCCATGCATAGGTGATAGAGACACTAAAGGAGGTAACTGGGGGAGAAACCATTCCAAAGGAATGGCCTTCTGACACATCCACATTCTTCTGGCTGGCTGTCCATGGTGGCAATGGTTACCTGTCAAACAAAGCACATGCTTTGGAGGGTCACCTAAAGGCCTTTCAGCAGGGACGACTCAGACAATAAAACCAACGGTCAACTTTGTATCTACCTATCAGGCTTGTCTGGTTTCAGAGAGTCAAGTCTGAAGTCTGAGCAAACTAACAAGAGTTCCTGGCTAGCTCTGGGCAAAGGGCAAGCTCTTTCTTTGGGAAAATGGATCCTTGGTGAATCCAGGAATAGCAATCCTGTCACTGTCCTTCCTCTTGCTGGAATAGTCCTTGCCTTCCTGGGGGGAAGGGCATCTGATGATTGTGCCTCTTGTCTCCATGGTATAGAGAGAACTTGGCTGTCCATGCACTGTCCCAGCTGCCTGAAGCCACAGGTGGCTCCATTCAGTGTCCAGGCAAAGGGACACTGCCCTTCCTTAGGCATCCCATTCTAGACTCAGCAAAGCCTTTAGCAACCTACACCTTCTAGTACCTCCTACCCATCCtagctcctccttccttcttaaaCTCACAGCTCACCTGGATGGAGATTTATGCACCTCTCTTTTGGGAGAGGGTGGTATAACCACCAAGGGCAAGGGATAGGGCTGGGAATTGTGGCTTTGCCTAAGTAATTCCTTTGGCTGTACACTGCCACTTAGAAGCGCTGTGCTTTGCAGAAAGAGGAATTGGCATTGCCAGTAAAGTGCTTCACAAATGTGGAGTCCAGGACATGGGTCTTTGACCTCCTCTACTCTGTGTTGTCATTCTCCTTCCTTCCAAAGTCCCTCTGAGAACACTGTGTGtgttctgcctcctcctcacctGCTGCCTCCCAAGAGAAGAGTGTTTCTGGTTCCTGCTGCTGAGGTCTTCCTAAAGCCACACATGGAGGAAGCAAGGATCTCCCAGACATTGAAAGAAGGTGTCTAATCTCATTGATGCTCACCACCTAGAAAGCATTGGCTGTAGGCTGATTGCCTCAGGAATGACACAAGACAAGCACACCTCACCAGGGCAGctttagttttctttcctacATCATGTGGTTTTGCTCAGCCAACACCAGCATGTCCTGCGGGGACCATTTCCCCTTGCTtccttgttttgtgtttgtgtttgtgtttctgttgtgTTCCTCAACCAGTTAGGCTTTTGATAAGTTCATATCACATAAACACCTTGGAATAGGAACCACGTCCCAACAAGGATACAAGCATCCTGGTGTGAGGAAGGGTTCATGTCCTCTTAACCTTGGAAATGTCTGAGTTGGCCATGCCTCCAGTTGTGCTGCTTCACTGGAAAAATGCAGGTCCCTGTCCTCCTGGGAGCTACATCTGTAGCTGTATGGCTATGTCCGGGGATACTTGTCTGATTTCACATGATTGATCCCACAGATTCTCCCATCATTAGTTTTACCTTAGTCCCATAAACACTTTGGGTGGGCTCTGCCAGGCACTGTTCTGGACACAGCTGAGAGCATGTGCAGCTAGTCAACAGATCTTATCCTCATGGAATTTTCTTTGTACTGCAGGGGATGCAGGGGATGCGCAGCAGCCAGGGAGTTCATGAGTCAGTATGAAGCATTTTCATATTGATATGTGATAAGAAAGGACACACCGAGGCTGgtttggagaaaatgaatttccagggaaaatgCTCTTTTTAGAGAAGCAGAGTGGCCAGGAAAGGCCTCGTGGAGCCTCTGGGTTTGGGATGAAAACGTGAAGGTAGTGAGTGTGGCCCTTGAGCAGCAGTCAAGGAGAGTGTGCATTCCAGGTAGAGTGATGGCAGTTGCTGAAGCTCAGTGGCCAGAGAAGACCTGCTGTGTTTGAGGAGAAGCAGCCAGGATGGCAGCATGGTTGGAACTGCTGGAGGGAGATAGAGAACTGTGGGAGGTGATCTCAGAGAAGCCACAGGGGCCTCAGAGAGCATAAAGCCCTGCAGGTCACAGCCTCTACAGGGAAGTTTGCTTTTGCCTTGACTGAGAGAGGGAGATCGCTGGGCATGTAAAGCAGAAGTGCAGCATGATTTGTGTTATATTTTAACAGGCACACTCTGGAACTGCCAGATAATTGTCTCTAAGCTCTTGGAAATTGGAGCACAAAAATCAAATATACCAATTTGAAGTTGTGAG comes from the Peromyscus maniculatus bairdii isolate BWxNUB_F1_BW_parent chromosome X, HU_Pman_BW_mat_3.1, whole genome shotgun sequence genome and includes:
- the LOC143270854 gene encoding spindlin-2-like, producing the protein MDPGPSALNSGTLEDQEQTAAGLHTDTTETAKVTKKKAAQKRQRSRSSSPAERNIVGCRISHGWKEGDEPVTQWRGTVLKQMPINPSLYLVKYDGIDCVYGLELHKDNRIVSLKVLSDTVEPFHVPDPSIAGNIIGKAVEHLFENERGTKDEWRGMVLAQAPILNAWFYITYERDPILYMYQLLDDYKEGDLRVVPELNEDPPLDGDPELMHGLIGKVVEYTRDDGSKRVGMVIHQVEARPSVYFIKFEDDFHIYVYDWVKNF